One stretch of Methanomassiliicoccales archaeon DNA includes these proteins:
- a CDS encoding CxxC-x17-CxxC domain-containing protein, whose protein sequence is MHDVTCSDCGQQTQVPFKPTEGRPVYCKECYQKHKPKRDRY, encoded by the coding sequence ATGCATGATGTGACTTGTTCCGACTGTGGACAACAGACACAGGTTCCATTCAAGCCGACCGAAGGCAGGCCGGTTTATTGCAAAGAATGCTATCAAAAGCATAAGCCGAAGCGTGACAGGTATTGA
- a CDS encoding flavin reductase family protein gives MKKSIGKCIPPLALPVCLVGAVVKGKPNFCTVAWFTMIDDEPPTLGLVMAKNNRTKDGINENRAFSVNIPNRDLVKQTDWCGLHSGHNQDKSKVFSIEFGEITNAPLISNCPISVECRLKRIIDLEGVDLVLGTIESVYVEEKATCSGKIEPMKIDPLILWTGKGWYLSLGEKIADAYSIGKEYQPPS, from the coding sequence ATGAAAAAAAGCATAGGTAAATGCATTCCTCCATTAGCGTTGCCTGTATGTCTTGTTGGTGCGGTAGTCAAGGGAAAGCCTAATTTTTGCACTGTTGCTTGGTTTACGATGATTGATGACGAACCTCCTACCTTAGGATTAGTAATGGCTAAAAATAATAGAACCAAAGATGGAATAAACGAAAATAGAGCTTTTAGTGTTAATATCCCAAATCGAGATCTAGTTAAGCAAACCGATTGGTGCGGATTGCATTCAGGCCATAATCAAGACAAATCTAAGGTATTCAGTATTGAGTTCGGGGAAATAACTAATGCGCCACTTATTAGCAATTGCCCTATTTCTGTCGAGTGTCGTTTAAAGCGAATAATAGATTTGGAAGGGGTAGATTTAGTATTGGGAACCATTGAAAGCGTTTATGTGGAGGAGAAGGCAACTTGTTCAGGTAAAATTGAGCCGATGAAGATAGATCCTTTAATCCTTTGGACCGGAAAAGGATGGTATCTTTCATTGGGGGAAAAAATAGCTGATGCATATTCCATTGGAAAAGAATATCAACCTCCTTCTTAA